The Bordetella sp. FB-8 genome includes a window with the following:
- a CDS encoding peptidoglycan DD-metalloendopeptidase family protein — translation MLDGQFAPNHAIPPGACARFTHRIFPLAAVAAMLALAGCSSTPNQPAPIVSLGQSSSGATPGGTYVVKPGDSLFGIARRNNVDVASLERANNITNPNHLIVGQVLTLPGGAAAAPAGPMGAAPVAPPVSSKPLEPVPLGQPPAGGQPPGQPAQPPANNEAVPAVPPAASAPAPARASDANLISWGWPAQGSVIQKFSPPKNRGIDISGNPGDPVYAAADGTVKYAGNGIPGLGNLVIIEHANGFVTAYAHNQTLLVKCNQVGQDKGCPKVKRGTKIATLGETDATTPMLHFEIRKQGEPVDPLQYLPPR, via the coding sequence ATGCTCGACGGGCAGTTTGCACCGAATCACGCAATACCGCCTGGCGCGTGCGCGCGCTTTACCCATCGAATTTTCCCACTGGCCGCTGTGGCGGCCATGCTGGCGCTGGCCGGATGTTCGTCCACGCCGAACCAGCCGGCGCCCATCGTCAGCCTGGGTCAGTCTTCTTCCGGCGCTACGCCGGGCGGTACCTATGTGGTCAAGCCCGGCGACAGCCTGTTCGGCATCGCCCGGCGCAATAATGTCGATGTCGCCAGCCTCGAACGTGCCAACAACATCACCAATCCCAACCACCTGATCGTCGGTCAGGTGCTCACCCTGCCGGGCGGCGCGGCCGCCGCGCCCGCGGGACCGATGGGGGCTGCGCCGGTGGCGCCCCCTGTCTCCAGCAAACCGCTCGAACCGGTGCCGCTCGGGCAGCCGCCGGCGGGCGGGCAACCGCCCGGGCAACCGGCGCAGCCTCCTGCCAATAACGAGGCCGTGCCTGCCGTGCCGCCTGCAGCGTCGGCGCCCGCGCCGGCGCGCGCCAGCGACGCCAACCTCATTTCCTGGGGATGGCCGGCGCAGGGCAGCGTGATCCAGAAATTCAGCCCTCCCAAGAACCGGGGCATCGACATTTCCGGAAATCCGGGCGATCCGGTCTATGCCGCCGCCGACGGTACGGTGAAATATGCGGGCAACGGCATTCCCGGCCTGGGCAATCTGGTCATCATCGAGCACGCGAACGGTTTCGTGACGGCATACGCCCACAACCAGACCCTGCTGGTCAAGTGCAACCAGGTCGGACAGGACAAGGGTTGCCCCAAGGTCAAGCGGGGCACCAAGATCGCCACGCTGGGTGAGACCGACGCCACCACGCCCATGCTGCATTTCGAGATCCGCAAGCAGGGCGAGCCGGTGGATCCCTTGCAGTATCTGCCGCCGCGGTAA
- a CDS encoding heavy metal translocating P-type ATPase — protein MNPSTELELAVTGMTCASCVRRVEKALSKVPGAQEATVNLATERAQVRYDPSAGKPEDFVAAVLKAGYEARPITAQDDHARELAQARDAQAQRLRRDFLIALTLALPVFVLEMGGHLLPAWHHLIYATLGERGDWIVQFILTSAVLAGPGRRFFTDGLAALWRLAPEMNTLVALGSGAAWLYSSAAVFAAQILPEGARQVYFESAAVIVTLILLGRMLEARAKGRTGAAIQRLVSLQPQTARVMRDGQPHDVPIGRLRIGDAVLVRPGERIAADGVVIEGSSYVDESMLTGEPVPVGKTLNAPVTGGTLNTTGSFTLRIVSLGADSALARIIRMVETAQGARLPIQALVDRVTGWFVPAVLAAALATFAAWMIWSPAPALPHALVNAVAVLIIACPCAMGLATPTSIMVGTGRAAELGVLFRQGDALQLLREVDVVAFDKTGTLTLGRPALTDWMETDEAGAVHSYLDGATSGPDTAPNGTSPDVPPTLRLLASAQLRSEHPIARAIVAQARKYGFELPPVSDFQAVSGAGISARIDGHDLLAGSERLMNERGIDASKLSGTAADWARAGKTPIFVAVDGRIRAIAAVADPLQPTAAQAIAALHALGLRTAMITGDHRDTAQAVARQLGVDDVRAQVLPEGKMQAVTDMRRNGSKVLFVGDGINDAPALAAADVGLAIGSGTDIAIEAAQVVLLGKDLRGVADAIALSRATLRNIRQNLFWAFVYNIALIPLAAGVLYPAFGLLLSPMLAAGAMALSSVFVVSNALRLKTFRPARAGV, from the coding sequence ATGAACCCATCCACCGAACTCGAACTGGCCGTCACCGGCATGACCTGCGCCTCCTGCGTGCGCCGCGTCGAAAAGGCGCTGTCCAAGGTGCCCGGCGCACAGGAAGCGACCGTGAATCTGGCCACCGAGCGTGCGCAAGTGCGTTACGACCCGTCAGCAGGCAAGCCCGAAGACTTTGTCGCGGCCGTGCTCAAGGCAGGCTACGAAGCGCGACCCATTACGGCGCAGGACGACCATGCCCGCGAACTGGCGCAGGCGCGCGACGCCCAGGCGCAGCGCCTGCGCCGCGACTTTCTCATTGCCCTGACCCTGGCCCTGCCCGTCTTCGTCCTGGAAATGGGCGGCCATCTGCTGCCCGCCTGGCATCATCTGATCTATGCCACGCTGGGCGAGCGCGGCGACTGGATCGTGCAATTCATCCTGACCAGCGCCGTGCTGGCCGGCCCGGGCAGGCGCTTCTTCACCGACGGCCTGGCGGCCCTGTGGCGCCTGGCCCCTGAGATGAACACGCTGGTGGCCCTGGGGTCCGGTGCGGCCTGGCTCTATTCCAGCGCGGCCGTCTTCGCCGCGCAGATACTGCCCGAGGGCGCTCGTCAGGTGTATTTCGAATCGGCCGCCGTCATCGTCACCCTGATCCTGCTCGGCCGCATGCTGGAAGCGCGCGCCAAGGGGCGCACGGGCGCGGCCATACAACGGCTGGTGAGCCTGCAGCCGCAGACGGCCCGCGTGATGCGCGACGGCCAGCCGCATGACGTGCCCATCGGGCGACTGCGCATCGGCGATGCCGTGCTGGTGCGACCCGGCGAGCGCATTGCCGCCGACGGCGTCGTGATCGAGGGCAGCTCGTACGTGGATGAATCCATGCTCACCGGCGAGCCGGTGCCCGTGGGAAAAACCCTGAACGCGCCGGTCACCGGCGGCACGCTCAACACCACCGGCAGCTTCACCCTGCGCATCGTGAGCCTGGGCGCCGACTCCGCGCTGGCGCGCATCATCCGCATGGTCGAGACCGCCCAGGGCGCGCGCCTGCCCATCCAGGCTCTGGTCGACCGCGTCACAGGCTGGTTCGTGCCGGCTGTGCTGGCGGCGGCGCTCGCCACGTTCGCCGCCTGGATGATCTGGAGTCCCGCGCCCGCCCTGCCCCATGCACTGGTCAACGCGGTAGCGGTGCTCATCATCGCCTGCCCCTGCGCCATGGGCCTGGCCACGCCGACTTCCATCATGGTGGGCACCGGCCGCGCGGCGGAACTGGGCGTGCTGTTCCGCCAGGGCGATGCGCTGCAATTGCTGCGCGAGGTGGACGTGGTGGCCTTTGACAAGACAGGCACCCTGACCTTGGGCCGGCCAGCCTTGACGGACTGGATGGAAACCGATGAGGCCGGCGCAGTCCATAGCTACCTTGATGGCGCCACCAGCGGCCCGGACACCGCCCCAAACGGCACCTCGCCCGATGTACCGCCTACCTTGCGCCTGTTGGCCTCGGCGCAGTTGCGTTCGGAACATCCCATCGCACGGGCCATCGTGGCGCAGGCGCGGAAGTACGGGTTCGAGCTGCCGCCCGTCTCGGACTTTCAGGCCGTCTCCGGCGCAGGCATCTCGGCGCGGATCGACGGCCACGACTTGTTGGCCGGTTCCGAGCGCCTGATGAACGAGCGCGGCATCGATGCATCGAAATTGTCCGGAACGGCGGCCGATTGGGCCCGCGCGGGCAAGACGCCGATCTTTGTCGCTGTCGACGGACGCATCCGCGCCATCGCGGCCGTGGCCGATCCGCTGCAGCCCACGGCCGCGCAAGCCATCGCTGCCCTGCACGCGCTGGGCTTGCGCACCGCGATGATCACCGGCGATCATCGCGACACGGCGCAAGCCGTGGCACGCCAGCTCGGCGTGGACGATGTGCGCGCGCAGGTGCTGCCCGAAGGCAAGATGCAGGCCGTCACCGACATGCGCCGCAACGGCAGCAAGGTGCTTTTTGTCGGCGACGGCATCAACGACGCGCCGGCGCTGGCCGCCGCCGACGTGGGCCTGGCGATCGGCAGCGGCACCGACATCGCCATCGAGGCCGCGCAGGTCGTGCTGCTGGGCAAGGACCTGCGCGGCGTGGCCGACGCCATCGCCCTGAGCCGCGCCACGCTGCGCAATATCCGGCAGAACCTGTTCTGGGCTTTCGTCTACAACATCGCGCTCATTCCGCTGGCGGCCGGCGTGCTGTACCCGGCATTCGGCCTGCTGCTCTCGCCCATGCTGGCGGCCGGCGCCATGGCCCTGTCCAGCGTGTTCGTGGTCAGCAATGCCCTGCGACTGAAGACGTTCCGGCCCGCGCGCGCCGGCGTCTGA
- the tsaD gene encoding tRNA (adenosine(37)-N6)-threonylcarbamoyltransferase complex transferase subunit TsaD produces the protein MIILGFESSCDETGVAAVCTERGLLAHALHTQIAMHQEYGGVVPELASRDHIRRVVPLTRQVLGQAGLALADIGAIAYTAGPGLAGALLVGASVAQSLAWSLDLPAIPIHHLEGHLLSPLLADPCPEFPFVALLVSGGHTQLMRVDGVGRYQLLGETLDDAAGEAFDKSAKLLGLGYPGGPALSRLAQQGDVTRFDLPRPMLHSGDLDFSFSGLKTAVLTRVKAAERQPGGLDEQTRADLSAATQAAIVDVLIGKSVKALKLTGLKRLVVAGGVGANSLLRSKLAQALKPLTAQAYFPPLELCTDNGAMIAFAAAERVKHGLATLEKGNHAFTVRPRWDLADICEA, from the coding sequence ATGATTATTCTGGGATTCGAAAGTTCCTGCGACGAAACGGGCGTCGCCGCGGTCTGCACCGAGCGCGGCTTGCTGGCGCACGCCCTGCATACGCAGATCGCCATGCACCAGGAATACGGTGGGGTGGTGCCCGAACTGGCCTCGCGCGACCACATCCGGCGCGTCGTGCCGCTCACCCGCCAGGTGCTGGGGCAGGCAGGTCTGGCGCTGGCCGATATCGGCGCCATCGCCTACACCGCCGGCCCCGGGCTGGCGGGCGCGCTCCTGGTGGGCGCCAGCGTGGCCCAGTCGCTGGCCTGGTCGCTGGATCTGCCGGCCATCCCCATTCACCACCTCGAGGGCCATCTGCTCTCGCCGCTGCTGGCCGATCCGTGCCCGGAATTCCCTTTCGTCGCCCTGCTGGTCTCGGGCGGGCACACCCAGCTCATGCGGGTCGACGGGGTGGGGCGCTACCAGCTCCTGGGCGAAACCCTGGACGATGCCGCCGGCGAGGCCTTCGACAAGTCCGCCAAACTCCTGGGCCTGGGCTACCCCGGCGGTCCCGCGCTGTCGCGCCTGGCCCAGCAGGGCGACGTCACCCGCTTTGACCTGCCGCGTCCCATGCTCCACAGCGGCGATCTGGATTTCAGCTTCAGCGGCCTGAAAACCGCAGTGCTGACCCGCGTGAAGGCGGCCGAGCGACAGCCGGGCGGCCTGGACGAGCAGACCCGCGCCGACCTGTCGGCGGCCACCCAGGCGGCCATTGTCGATGTCCTGATCGGCAAGTCGGTCAAGGCGCTCAAGCTAACCGGCCTCAAGCGTCTGGTCGTGGCCGGCGGCGTCGGCGCCAACAGCCTGCTGCGCAGCAAGCTGGCGCAAGCGCTCAAGCCCTTGACGGCGCAAGCCTATTTCCCGCCGCTGGAGCTGTGCACCGACAACGGCGCGATGATCGCCTTTGCGGCCGCCGAGCGCGTCAAACACGGCCTGGCGACCCTGGAAAAGGGAAACCACGCTTTCACCGTGCGCCCGCGCTGGGATCTGGCCGATATTTGCGAGGCCTGA
- a CDS encoding heavy-metal-associated domain-containing protein yields MSTEFIVPDMTCGHCVKTITSAVQAVAPAAQVTADLASHRVAIEGADAQRAREAIEDAGYEVQVA; encoded by the coding sequence ATGAGCACCGAATTCATCGTTCCCGACATGACCTGCGGCCATTGCGTCAAGACCATCACCAGCGCCGTGCAGGCGGTGGCTCCGGCAGCCCAGGTCACGGCCGACCTGGCCAGCCACCGGGTCGCCATCGAAGGCGCCGATGCCCAACGAGCGCGCGAGGCCATCGAGGATGCCGGCTACGAAGTCCAGGTCGCCTGA
- a CDS encoding 2'-5' RNA ligase family protein, which produces MAFGCHAVPDEGYNDLSRLHHALYQGPLARHLNLDIPYVPHITLGVFHDKALAKHLCDRLNERRLAVSGVVDVLSIAQLESDGVRDLAVFQLAG; this is translated from the coding sequence TTGGCTTTCGGCTGCCATGCCGTGCCGGACGAAGGCTATAACGATCTATCGAGGCTGCATCATGCCCTGTACCAGGGGCCATTGGCACGGCATCTGAATCTGGACATTCCTTACGTGCCTCACATCACGCTTGGTGTTTTCCACGACAAGGCTTTGGCCAAGCATCTGTGCGATCGGCTCAATGAGCGTCGGCTCGCGGTCTCAGGTGTGGTGGATGTGCTTTCGATTGCGCAGCTGGAGTCGGATGGGGTCCGCGATCTGGCGGTGTTTCAGCTTGCGGGTTGA
- the surE gene encoding 5'/3'-nucleotidase SurE: MRILVSNDDGYNAPGIEALVRALSGLGEITVVAPETNHSGASNSLTLNRPLSVRTAANGFHYVNGTPSDCVHVALTGGLMPDRPDLVVSGINNGANMGEDTLYSGTVAAASEGYLFGIPSIAFSLAEKGWAHIEDAARAARQVVERQLAAPMGAVLLNVNIPSRRFEDLAGYVVTRLGKRHPSEPVVRSTTPYGDTVYWIGPVGQAADAALGTDFHAVAQGCVALTPLRLDLTQHEQLDAMRGWARGLAA, encoded by the coding sequence ATGCGCATCCTGGTTTCCAACGACGACGGCTACAACGCGCCGGGAATAGAGGCGCTGGTTCGCGCCTTGTCCGGACTGGGCGAGATCACCGTGGTCGCGCCGGAAACCAATCACAGCGGAGCCTCCAACTCCCTTACGCTCAATCGCCCGCTGTCGGTGCGCACCGCGGCCAACGGTTTTCATTACGTTAACGGCACCCCTTCGGACTGCGTGCATGTGGCGCTGACGGGCGGCCTCATGCCGGACCGTCCCGACCTGGTGGTCTCGGGTATCAACAACGGCGCCAATATGGGCGAGGACACCCTGTACTCCGGCACAGTGGCCGCCGCCAGCGAGGGATACCTTTTCGGCATTCCCTCCATCGCCTTTTCCCTGGCCGAAAAAGGCTGGGCGCACATCGAGGACGCCGCCCGCGCGGCGCGCCAGGTCGTCGAGCGGCAGCTGGCCGCCCCCATGGGGGCCGTGCTGCTCAACGTCAACATACCCAGCCGCCGCTTCGAAGACCTGGCCGGCTATGTCGTCACGCGGCTGGGCAAGCGGCATCCTTCAGAGCCCGTGGTGCGCAGCACCACGCCCTATGGCGACACGGTCTACTGGATAGGGCCGGTGGGCCAGGCCGCCGACGCCGCGCTCGGCACGGATTTTCATGCGGTCGCGCAGGGCTGCGTGGCGCTCACGCCGCTGCGGCTGGACCTGACCCAGCATGAGCAGCTCGATGCCATGCGGGGATGGGCGCGCGGGTTGGCGGCATGA
- the rlmD gene encoding 23S rRNA (uracil(1939)-C(5))-methyltransferase RlmD produces the protein MPEVLNIESLDLEARGIARREGKVVFVEGALPGEQVLASSVRRKPSYEIARVDEVLLPSSQRVAPRCPHFGVCGGCVMQHLEPTAQVAIKQRALEDTFVHIGKLKPARMLPPLQGPSWGYRYRARLSVRWVPKKGGVLVGFHERKSSYVADMRECPVLPRHVSDMLMPLRAMIASMSAPARMPQIEVALGEKVTVLVLRHLEPLTDGDLAVLRAFAREHDVQWWLQPKGPDTVHSLESEHADALAYALPEFGLRMPYRPTDFTQVNHAINRALISRALTLLDPQPTDRVADLFCGLGNFTLPLATKAREAVGVEGSKALTDRAMQAAQLHGLAASTSFSTLNLFEVNVDWLRGLGYFDRMLIDPPREGAQAVAQALSLLSPVERPRRIVYVSCNPATLARDAAIMVYEGGYALQMAGVINMFPHTGHVESIAVFESQDEAAVLAAQEQAAAKAAQLEGTEA, from the coding sequence ATGCCGGAAGTTCTGAATATCGAATCCCTGGACCTGGAAGCCAGGGGAATCGCCCGCCGCGAGGGCAAGGTCGTCTTCGTGGAGGGTGCCTTGCCGGGCGAGCAGGTGCTGGCCTCGTCGGTGCGGCGCAAGCCGTCTTACGAGATCGCGCGCGTGGACGAAGTGCTGCTCCCTTCGTCGCAACGCGTCGCGCCCCGCTGTCCGCATTTCGGCGTGTGCGGCGGCTGCGTCATGCAGCATCTGGAACCCACGGCCCAGGTGGCCATCAAGCAGCGCGCCCTGGAGGACACCTTCGTCCATATCGGCAAGCTCAAGCCGGCGCGCATGCTGCCGCCGCTGCAAGGCCCTTCCTGGGGCTACCGCTATCGCGCCCGCTTGTCGGTGCGCTGGGTGCCCAAGAAAGGCGGCGTGCTGGTGGGCTTTCACGAGAGAAAAAGCAGCTACGTGGCTGACATGCGCGAATGCCCCGTGCTGCCCAGGCACGTCAGCGACATGCTGATGCCGCTGCGTGCAATGATCGCGTCCATGTCCGCCCCGGCCCGCATGCCGCAGATCGAGGTGGCGCTGGGCGAGAAGGTCACCGTGCTGGTGCTGCGGCATCTGGAGCCGCTCACCGACGGCGACCTCGCCGTGTTGCGCGCGTTTGCTCGCGAGCACGACGTGCAGTGGTGGCTGCAGCCCAAGGGGCCGGACACCGTGCACTCGCTCGAGTCCGAACATGCCGACGCGCTGGCCTACGCGCTGCCTGAGTTCGGCCTGCGCATGCCTTACCGGCCCACCGATTTCACGCAGGTCAACCACGCCATCAACCGCGCCCTGATCTCGCGCGCATTGACGCTGCTGGACCCGCAGCCCACCGACCGCGTGGCCGACCTCTTCTGCGGCCTGGGCAATTTCACCTTGCCGCTGGCCACGAAGGCGCGCGAGGCCGTGGGTGTCGAAGGCAGCAAGGCATTGACCGACCGGGCCATGCAGGCCGCGCAGTTGCACGGCCTTGCAGCCAGCACGAGCTTTTCCACGCTCAATCTGTTCGAGGTCAATGTGGACTGGCTGCGCGGCCTGGGGTATTTTGACCGCATGCTCATCGATCCGCCGCGCGAAGGCGCCCAGGCGGTAGCCCAGGCCCTGTCTCTGCTGTCGCCGGTCGAACGGCCCAGGCGCATCGTCTATGTGTCGTGCAACCCCGCCACGCTGGCGCGCGATGCGGCGATCATGGTGTACGAAGGCGGTTATGCGTTGCAGATGGCGGGAGTGATCAATATGTTTCCGCACACCGGCCACGTGGAGTCGATCGCGGTGTTCGAGTCGCAGGACGAGGCGGCTGTGCTTGCTGCTCAGGAGCAGGCGGCTGCGAAGGCGGCGCAGCTTGAGGGCACAGAGGCGTGA
- the cueR gene encoding Cu(I)-responsive transcriptional regulator gives MNIGQAAQATGISAKMIRYYESIGLIVPAGRTASGYRIYTEQDLHTLRFVRRARGLGFSVEQMHELLALWHDRKRASSDVKRVALQHVQELERKVAELQQMADTLKHLAQNCHGDSRPQCPIIDELEGA, from the coding sequence ATGAATATCGGACAAGCTGCCCAGGCCACCGGCATCTCGGCCAAGATGATCCGCTATTACGAGTCCATAGGCCTCATCGTCCCGGCCGGCCGCACGGCGTCGGGCTACCGCATCTACACGGAGCAGGACCTACATACCCTGCGCTTCGTGCGCCGCGCGCGCGGTCTGGGCTTTTCCGTGGAACAGATGCACGAACTGCTGGCTTTATGGCACGACCGTAAACGCGCCAGTTCCGACGTAAAGCGCGTGGCCTTGCAGCACGTGCAGGAGTTAGAGCGCAAAGTGGCCGAGCTGCAGCAGATGGCCGATACGCTCAAGCATTTGGCCCAGAACTGTCACGGCGACAGTCGGCCGCAGTGCCCGATCATCGACGAACTGGAGGGTGCTTGA
- the plsY gene encoding glycerol-3-phosphate 1-O-acyltransferase PlsY has translation MAFDASSPYFAAALVVLAYLIGSIPFAVVVSRLMGLQDPRSYGSKNPGATNVLRSGSKPAAALTLLGDAAKGWFALWLARHLAPDLSWPVYAAAALAVFLGHLYPVSLGFKGGKGVATALGVLLAIQPLLALMVALTWLAMAVVFRYSSLAALIAAVCTPLYYLLGARLGWAVHPPVTAALVAVAALLIYRHRANIQRLAAGTESRIGSKKKA, from the coding sequence ATGGCTTTCGACGCTTCCTCGCCTTATTTCGCCGCCGCGCTTGTCGTGCTGGCCTACCTGATCGGATCGATTCCCTTCGCCGTGGTGGTAAGCCGGCTGATGGGGCTGCAGGATCCGCGCAGCTACGGGTCGAAGAACCCGGGCGCGACCAACGTGCTGCGCTCGGGCAGCAAGCCGGCCGCCGCGTTGACGCTGCTGGGCGACGCGGCCAAGGGCTGGTTCGCGCTGTGGCTGGCCCGCCACCTGGCTCCCGACCTGTCATGGCCGGTCTATGCGGCGGCGGCCCTGGCGGTGTTTCTGGGGCATCTGTATCCGGTTTCCCTGGGCTTCAAGGGGGGCAAGGGCGTGGCCACGGCGCTGGGCGTGCTGCTGGCGATACAACCCCTGCTGGCGCTGATGGTGGCGCTGACCTGGCTGGCGATGGCCGTGGTGTTCCGGTATTCGTCGCTGGCGGCGTTGATCGCCGCGGTCTGCACGCCGCTGTATTACCTGCTGGGCGCCAGGCTGGGCTGGGCGGTGCATCCGCCCGTGACCGCTGCCCTGGTGGCCGTTGCGGCGCTGCTGATCTATCGGCACAGGGCGAACATCCAACGGCTGGCCGCCGGGACCGAAAGCAGGATCGGTTCGAAGAAAAAAGCATGA
- a CDS encoding protein-L-isoaspartate(D-aspartate) O-methyltransferase, producing the protein MAGRRTGRGMTGVGKGFTPANSNTRISSGAVTRSNNAPAAPTGSPSGGNLGLNSDRLRHAMVQRLRAQGIVDERVLSAMAVVPRHLFVDEALASRAYEDAALPIGHGQTISQPWVVAHMLSVVCENRQPVRVLEVGAGCGYQAAVLAQFVREVHGIERIRGLYDLARDRLRIQRLAARVRLTHGDGMLGQPGSAPFDAIVVAAAGLAIPHALLEQLSMGGRLIAPEGGAEQRLVLMERTGPANWSRRELDAVRFVPLRAGIQS; encoded by the coding sequence ATGGCCGGCCGGCGCACAGGCCGCGGCATGACCGGTGTAGGCAAGGGTTTTACGCCGGCCAACAGCAATACACGCATTTCCTCTGGCGCCGTGACGCGTTCGAACAATGCGCCCGCCGCACCGACGGGCTCGCCCAGCGGCGGCAACCTGGGATTGAATTCCGACAGACTGCGCCATGCCATGGTGCAGCGCCTGCGCGCGCAGGGCATCGTCGACGAGCGCGTGCTGAGCGCCATGGCGGTGGTGCCGCGGCACCTTTTCGTCGATGAGGCGCTGGCCAGCCGCGCCTACGAAGACGCGGCCCTGCCGATCGGGCATGGCCAGACCATCTCGCAGCCCTGGGTGGTAGCCCACATGCTCTCGGTCGTCTGCGAAAATCGCCAGCCGGTGCGCGTGCTCGAGGTTGGCGCCGGTTGCGGCTATCAGGCGGCGGTGCTGGCTCAGTTCGTGCGTGAAGTCCACGGCATCGAGCGCATCCGGGGCCTGTACGACCTGGCGCGTGACCGCCTGCGCATCCAGCGGCTTGCGGCCCGCGTCAGGCTGACTCACGGCGATGGCATGCTGGGCCAGCCTGGCTCGGCGCCATTCGATGCTATCGTTGTGGCAGCAGCAGGTCTGGCCATTCCCCATGCTTTGCTGGAACAATTGTCCATGGGCGGTCGCCTGATCGCCCCCGAAGGCGGCGCCGAGCAAAGGCTGGTGCTGATGGAGCGCACCGGGCCGGCCAACTGGAGCCGCCGCGAACTCGATGCGGTGCGCTTCGTGCCCTTGAGGGCTGGAATACAATCTTGA
- a CDS encoding 3'-5' exonuclease translates to MTPTLVFDLETLPDVAGLRRLNGWGPEVPDLEVAERAFAARREATGSDFLPLHLQRVAVVGCVFRDDQGFRVKTLGNPDDPEPVLLAGFFKTIERYTPRLVSWNGSGFDLPVLHYRSLIHGVPAPRYWDTGEDNRDFKYNNYISRYHNRHIDLMDLLAKYNGRANAPLDDLAKLCGFPGKLGMDGSKVWEAWNNGQADAVRAYCETDVVNTWLVYCRFRFLRGELDATAYQAEIDLVRSTLAASDAAHWKEYLAAWDAA, encoded by the coding sequence ATGACTCCGACCCTGGTCTTCGACCTCGAAACCTTGCCCGATGTCGCAGGCCTGCGCCGCCTGAACGGCTGGGGTCCCGAGGTGCCCGACCTGGAGGTGGCCGAGCGCGCTTTCGCCGCGCGGCGTGAGGCGACCGGCAGCGACTTTCTGCCCCTGCATCTGCAGCGCGTGGCGGTGGTGGGCTGCGTCTTTCGCGACGACCAGGGTTTTCGCGTCAAGACGCTGGGCAATCCCGACGATCCCGAACCCGTGCTGCTGGCCGGCTTTTTCAAGACCATCGAGCGCTATACCCCGCGTCTGGTGAGTTGGAACGGTTCCGGCTTTGACCTGCCCGTGCTGCATTACCGCAGCCTGATCCACGGCGTGCCTGCGCCGCGCTATTGGGACACGGGCGAGGACAATCGCGACTTCAAGTACAACAACTACATCAGCCGCTACCACAACCGCCACATCGACCTGATGGACCTGCTGGCCAAGTACAACGGCCGCGCCAACGCGCCGCTGGACGACCTGGCCAAGCTCTGCGGTTTTCCGGGCAAGCTCGGCATGGATGGCAGCAAGGTCTGGGAGGCATGGAACAATGGCCAGGCCGACGCGGTGCGCGCCTATTGCGAGACCGACGTGGTCAACACCTGGCTGGTGTACTGCCGTTTCCGCTTCCTGCGCGGCGAACTCGATGCCACAGCCTATCAGGCCGAAATCGATCTGGTGCGAAGCACGCTGGCCGCCAGCGATGCGGCGCACTGGAAGGAATATCTGGCGGCCTGGGACGCCGCCTGA